The following proteins are co-located in the Larus michahellis chromosome 9, bLarMic1.1, whole genome shotgun sequence genome:
- the SLTM gene encoding SAFB-like transcription modulator isoform X7, whose protein sequence is MAAAASSPAAAGAPAAPTAPAAAALPPTESKKITDLRVIDLKSELKRRNLDITGVKTVLISRLKQAIEEEGGDPDNIEITVSADTPTKKPTKGKGKKQEADELTGDVSVEDDSFVKESEMETQDASDQDGNDELKDFKESVEDENLNSKELSSAEKIRYHDLEPAETTEDAEKDSESQENEGQDIEDYTFPTVHDGEDEENEKDKAGSGDGTQEVSKPLPSEESLAEADHTAHEEMEANTSVKEAEDDNISVTIQAEDAITLDFDGDDLLETGKNVKITDSEASKPKDGQDAISQSLEKESKDYEMTENHKDGKKEDCLKGDPVKKEAREGSKKAESGDKEKDTLKKGPSSTGASGQAKSSTKESKESKTTSKDDKGSASSVSGSSGSSTRNLWVSGLSSNTKAADLKNLFGKYGKVLGAKVVTNARSPGAKCYGIVTMSSSTEVARCIAHLHRTELHGQQISVEKVKGDPSKKELKKESDEKSGSGRSTGDKKTASSDKASKTPSAKKEEKKSEKSEKKDSKEAKKTEGGKSPGQVVVLDQTKGDQGHTRTVRRGRFDKPQILRNKERIIQDKVKFREYRGRKDILPFEKMKEQRLREHMVRLERIRRAVELRRRREIAERERRERERIRIMHEREECLQRERERLEIERQKLERERMERERLERERVRIEQERRKEAERIAREREELRRQQQQLRYEQEKRNSLKRPRDVDHRRDDPYWNENKKMALDTDARFSHGSDYSRQQNRFNDFDHRERGRYPEGSVPSSSFDRRERFVNQGEAKKARPTARREEPGFERYPKNFSESRRNEPPQPRSELRDTDRREVRGDRDERRTVIIHDRPEIPHGRHPRETGSNPPRQTNWKSEGSISTDKRDGRGERPDRSGREVSGHVRGAPPGSRSSASGYGSREGERGVMGERGGGQHYNEDRHVVERHSRETGPRKEWHGPSSQGSGYHDTRRMGDGRGGGGMMSPHTSNSSPINRVVQITGNSMQRGSGSGFKPFKGGPPRRF, encoded by the exons atggccgccgccgcctcctctcccgccgccgcgggggctcCCGCGGCACCCAccgctccggcggcggcggcgctgccccccACGGAGAGCAAGAAGATCACCGACCTGCGGGTCATCGACCTCAAGTCGGAACTGAAGCGGCGCAACCTGGACATCACCGGGGTGAAGACCGTGCTCATCTCCCGGCTCAAGCAG GCTATTGAAGAAGAAGGAGGCGATCCAGATAATATTGAAATAACTGTTTCAGCTGACACGCCCACCAAGAAACCGACTAAAGGCAAAG GTAAAAAGCAGGAAGCTGATGAATTAACTGGTGATGTTTCAGTCGAAGATGATTCCTTTGTCAAG gaaagtgaaatgGAGACTCAAGATGCAAGTGATCAAGATGGAAATGATGAATTAAAGGACTTTAAAGAATCTGTTGAAGATGAGAACTTGAATTCTAAAGAACTGTCATCTGCAGAAAAGATAAGATACCACGACCTGGAGCCGGCAGAGACaacagaagatgcagaaaaggaTTCTGAAAGTCAG GAAAATGAAGGTCAAGACATAGAAGATTACACTTTTCCGACTGTCCAT GATggtgaagatgaagaaaatgagaaag ATAAAGCAGGTTCTGGTGATGGTACACAAGAAGTATCTAAACCTCTTCCTTCAGAAGAAAGCCTAGCTGAGGCTGATCACACGGCTCATGAAGAGATGGAAGCTAACACCTCTGTGAAAGAAGCTGAGGATGATAACATATCGGTTACAATCCAGGCTGAAGATGCCATCACTCTGGATTTTGATGGTGATGACCTCCTAGAAACaggtaaaaatgtgaaaattacaGATTCTGAAGCAAGTAAGCCAAAGGATGGGCAGGATGCCATTTcacagagcctggagaaggaaagcaAGGACTATGAGATGACTGAGAACCATAAAGATGGTAAGAAGGAAGACTGCCTGAAGGGTGATCCTGTCAAGAAGGAAGCCAGAGAAGGTTCAAAGAAAGCAGAATCTGGAGACAAAGAAAAGGATACTTTGAAGAAAGGTCCCTCGTCTACTGGGGCCTCTGGTCAAGcaaagag CTCTACTAAGGAATCCAAAGAAAGCAAGACGACTTCAAAGGATGATAAAG GAAGTGCAAGCAGTGTTAGTGGTAGCAGTGGAAGTTCAACTAGAAACCTGTGGGTTAGCGGACTGTCTTCCAACACAAAAGCTGCTGACTTGAAAAATCTCTTTGGGAAATACGGAAAG GTGCTTGGTGCAAAGGTGGTCACAAATGCACGAAGCCCAGGGGCAAAATGTTACGGCATAGTAACAATGTCTTCCAGCACAGAAGTGGCTAGATGTATTGCACATCTTCATCGAACAGAGCTGCATGGACAGCAAATCTCTGTTGAGAAA gtgAAAGGTGATCCCTCCAAAAAGGAGTTGAAGAAGGAAAGCGACGAGAAATCTGGTTCGGGTAGAAGCACGGGAGATAAGAAGACTGCATCAAGTGATAAAGCTAGCAA AACTCCATcagccaaaaaagaagaaaagaaatctgagaaatctgaaaaaaaagacagtaaagaaGCCAAGAAAACAGAAG GTGGTAAAAGCCCAGGTCAAGTTGTAGTTTTAGACCAAACAAAAGGAGACCAAGGCCACACTAGGACAGTTAGAAGGGGAAGGTTTGATAAA CCACAGATATTGAGGAACAAAGAGCGTATTATCCAAGATAAAGTGAAATTCAGGGAATACAGGGGTAGAAAGGATATCTTGCCTTTTGAAAAGATGAAGGAACAGAGATTGCGAGAACACATGGTTCGATTGGAAAGAATACGACGAGCTGTTGAACTCCGAAG gcgAAGAGAAATTGCTGAGAGGGAGCGTCGTGAGAGAGAACGCATACGAATAATGCATGAACGAGAAGAATGCTTGCAGAGAGAAAGGGAACGATTAGAAATCGAAAGGCAAAAACTAGAGAGGGAAAGGATGGAACGGGAGCGTTTGGAAAGAGAGCGTGTTCGCATTGAACAG GAACGTCGAAAAGAAGCAGAGCGTATTGCTCGTGAAAGGGAGGAACTTCGTCGACAACAGCAGCAACTTCGTTATGAACAGGAAAAGAGGAATTCTTTGAAACGTCCCCGTGATGTAGATCACAG GAGAGACGACCCTTACTGGAACGAGAATAAGAAGATGGCTCTTGATACAGATGCACGTTTTAGTCATGGTTCAGATTACAGTCGCCAGCAGAACAGGTTTAATGATTTTGATCACAGAGAACGGGGACGATATCCAGAAGGTTCTGTTCCCTCATCGTCTTTTGATAG GCGAGAACGTTTTGTAAATCAAGGTGAAGCAAAAAAGGCTCGCCCAACAGCACGAAGAGAAGAGCCAGGGTTTGAGAGGTATCCGAAGAACTTCAGCGAGTCCAGAAGAAATGAACCACCACAGCCAAGAAGTGAACTTCGAGATACGGACAGACGAGAAGTGCGAGGAGACAGAGATGAAAGAAGAACAGTGATAATTCATGACAGACCTGAAATACCGCATGGTCGACATCCAAGAGAGACTGGTTCAAATCCCCCTAGGCAAACAAATTGGAAGAGCGAGGGAAGCATAAGCACAGACAAACGGGATGGCAG AGGCGAAAGGCCAGATCGGTCAGGAAGAGAAGTGTCTGGACACGTGAGAGGTGCACCTCCTGGCAGCCGCAGCAGTGCTTCTGGGTacggcagcagggaaggagaacGAGGCGTGATGGGAGAAAGAGGTGGAGGACAA CACTATAATGAGGACAGACATGTTGTCGAACGCCACAGTCGTGAAACTGGACCAAGAAAAGAATGGCATGGACCTAGTTCTCAAGGAAGCGGGTATCATGACACAAGGAGAATGGGAGACGGCCGTGGAGGAGGTGGCATGATGTCTCCACATACAAG TAACTCCTCACCAATTAATAGAGTTGTACAGATCACAGGCAATTCCATGCAGAGGGGAAGTGGCTCAGGATTTAAGCCATTTAAAGGTGGACCTCCACGAAGATTCTAA
- the SLTM gene encoding SAFB-like transcription modulator isoform X3, giving the protein MAAAASSPAAAGAPAAPTAPAAAALPPTESKKITDLRVIDLKSELKRRNLDITGVKTVLISRLKQAIEEEGGDPDNIEITVSADTPTKKPTKGKGKKQEADELTGDVSVEDDSFVKVIKESEMETQDASDQDGNDELKDFKESVEDENLNSKELSSAEKIRYHDLEPAETTEDAEKDSESQENEGQDIEDYTFPTVHDGEDEENEKDKAGSGDGTQEVSKPLPSEESLAEADHTAHEEMEANTSVKEAEDDNISVTIQAEDAITLDFDGDDLLETGKNVKITDSEASKPKDGQDAISQSLEKESKDYEMTENHKDGKKEDCLKGDPVKKEAREGSKKAESGDKEKDTLKKGPSSTGASGQAKSSTKESKESKTTSKDDKGSASSVSGSSGSSTRNLWVSGLSSNTKAADLKNLFGKYGKVLGAKVVTNARSPGAKCYGIVTMSSSTEVARCIAHLHRTELHGQQISVEKVKGDPSKKELKKESDEKSGSGRSTGDKKTASSDKASKTPSAKKEEKKSEKSEKKDSKEAKKTEGKDEKSDNGASGPNQESTKKSEEKKRISGKSPGQVVVLDQTKGDQGHTRTVRRGRFDKPQILRNKERIIQDKVKFREYRGRKDILPFEKMKEQRLREHMVRLERIRRAVELRRRREIAERERRERERIRIMHEREECLQRERERLEIERQKLERERMERERLERERVRIEQERRKEAERIAREREELRRQQQQLRYEQEKRNSLKRPRDVDHRRDDPYWNENKKMALDTDARFSHGSDYSRQQNRFNDFDHRERGRYPEGSVPSSSFDRRERFVNQGEAKKARPTARREEPGFERYPKNFSESRRNEPPQPRSELRDTDRREVRGDRDERRTVIIHDRPEIPHGRHPRETGSNPPRQTNWKSEGSISTDKRDGRGERPDRSGREVSGHVRGAPPGSRSSASGYGSREGERGVMGERGGGQHYNEDRHVVERHSRETGPRKEWHGPSSQGSGYHDTRRMGDGRGGGGMMSPHTSNSSPINRVVQITGNSMQRGSGSGFKPFKGGPPRRF; this is encoded by the exons atggccgccgccgcctcctctcccgccgccgcgggggctcCCGCGGCACCCAccgctccggcggcggcggcgctgccccccACGGAGAGCAAGAAGATCACCGACCTGCGGGTCATCGACCTCAAGTCGGAACTGAAGCGGCGCAACCTGGACATCACCGGGGTGAAGACCGTGCTCATCTCCCGGCTCAAGCAG GCTATTGAAGAAGAAGGAGGCGATCCAGATAATATTGAAATAACTGTTTCAGCTGACACGCCCACCAAGAAACCGACTAAAGGCAAAG GTAAAAAGCAGGAAGCTGATGAATTAACTGGTGATGTTTCAGTCGAAGATGATTCCTTTGTCAAGGTAATAAAA gaaagtgaaatgGAGACTCAAGATGCAAGTGATCAAGATGGAAATGATGAATTAAAGGACTTTAAAGAATCTGTTGAAGATGAGAACTTGAATTCTAAAGAACTGTCATCTGCAGAAAAGATAAGATACCACGACCTGGAGCCGGCAGAGACaacagaagatgcagaaaaggaTTCTGAAAGTCAG GAAAATGAAGGTCAAGACATAGAAGATTACACTTTTCCGACTGTCCAT GATggtgaagatgaagaaaatgagaaag ATAAAGCAGGTTCTGGTGATGGTACACAAGAAGTATCTAAACCTCTTCCTTCAGAAGAAAGCCTAGCTGAGGCTGATCACACGGCTCATGAAGAGATGGAAGCTAACACCTCTGTGAAAGAAGCTGAGGATGATAACATATCGGTTACAATCCAGGCTGAAGATGCCATCACTCTGGATTTTGATGGTGATGACCTCCTAGAAACaggtaaaaatgtgaaaattacaGATTCTGAAGCAAGTAAGCCAAAGGATGGGCAGGATGCCATTTcacagagcctggagaaggaaagcaAGGACTATGAGATGACTGAGAACCATAAAGATGGTAAGAAGGAAGACTGCCTGAAGGGTGATCCTGTCAAGAAGGAAGCCAGAGAAGGTTCAAAGAAAGCAGAATCTGGAGACAAAGAAAAGGATACTTTGAAGAAAGGTCCCTCGTCTACTGGGGCCTCTGGTCAAGcaaagag CTCTACTAAGGAATCCAAAGAAAGCAAGACGACTTCAAAGGATGATAAAG GAAGTGCAAGCAGTGTTAGTGGTAGCAGTGGAAGTTCAACTAGAAACCTGTGGGTTAGCGGACTGTCTTCCAACACAAAAGCTGCTGACTTGAAAAATCTCTTTGGGAAATACGGAAAG GTGCTTGGTGCAAAGGTGGTCACAAATGCACGAAGCCCAGGGGCAAAATGTTACGGCATAGTAACAATGTCTTCCAGCACAGAAGTGGCTAGATGTATTGCACATCTTCATCGAACAGAGCTGCATGGACAGCAAATCTCTGTTGAGAAA gtgAAAGGTGATCCCTCCAAAAAGGAGTTGAAGAAGGAAAGCGACGAGAAATCTGGTTCGGGTAGAAGCACGGGAGATAAGAAGACTGCATCAAGTGATAAAGCTAGCAA AACTCCATcagccaaaaaagaagaaaagaaatctgagaaatctgaaaaaaaagacagtaaagaaGCCAAGAAAACAGAAGGTAAAGATGAGAAGAGTGATAATGGAGCAAGTGGCCCTAATCAAGAATCCActaaaaaatctgaagaaaagaaaagaataa GTGGTAAAAGCCCAGGTCAAGTTGTAGTTTTAGACCAAACAAAAGGAGACCAAGGCCACACTAGGACAGTTAGAAGGGGAAGGTTTGATAAA CCACAGATATTGAGGAACAAAGAGCGTATTATCCAAGATAAAGTGAAATTCAGGGAATACAGGGGTAGAAAGGATATCTTGCCTTTTGAAAAGATGAAGGAACAGAGATTGCGAGAACACATGGTTCGATTGGAAAGAATACGACGAGCTGTTGAACTCCGAAG gcgAAGAGAAATTGCTGAGAGGGAGCGTCGTGAGAGAGAACGCATACGAATAATGCATGAACGAGAAGAATGCTTGCAGAGAGAAAGGGAACGATTAGAAATCGAAAGGCAAAAACTAGAGAGGGAAAGGATGGAACGGGAGCGTTTGGAAAGAGAGCGTGTTCGCATTGAACAG GAACGTCGAAAAGAAGCAGAGCGTATTGCTCGTGAAAGGGAGGAACTTCGTCGACAACAGCAGCAACTTCGTTATGAACAGGAAAAGAGGAATTCTTTGAAACGTCCCCGTGATGTAGATCACAG GAGAGACGACCCTTACTGGAACGAGAATAAGAAGATGGCTCTTGATACAGATGCACGTTTTAGTCATGGTTCAGATTACAGTCGCCAGCAGAACAGGTTTAATGATTTTGATCACAGAGAACGGGGACGATATCCAGAAGGTTCTGTTCCCTCATCGTCTTTTGATAG GCGAGAACGTTTTGTAAATCAAGGTGAAGCAAAAAAGGCTCGCCCAACAGCACGAAGAGAAGAGCCAGGGTTTGAGAGGTATCCGAAGAACTTCAGCGAGTCCAGAAGAAATGAACCACCACAGCCAAGAAGTGAACTTCGAGATACGGACAGACGAGAAGTGCGAGGAGACAGAGATGAAAGAAGAACAGTGATAATTCATGACAGACCTGAAATACCGCATGGTCGACATCCAAGAGAGACTGGTTCAAATCCCCCTAGGCAAACAAATTGGAAGAGCGAGGGAAGCATAAGCACAGACAAACGGGATGGCAG AGGCGAAAGGCCAGATCGGTCAGGAAGAGAAGTGTCTGGACACGTGAGAGGTGCACCTCCTGGCAGCCGCAGCAGTGCTTCTGGGTacggcagcagggaaggagaacGAGGCGTGATGGGAGAAAGAGGTGGAGGACAA CACTATAATGAGGACAGACATGTTGTCGAACGCCACAGTCGTGAAACTGGACCAAGAAAAGAATGGCATGGACCTAGTTCTCAAGGAAGCGGGTATCATGACACAAGGAGAATGGGAGACGGCCGTGGAGGAGGTGGCATGATGTCTCCACATACAAG TAACTCCTCACCAATTAATAGAGTTGTACAGATCACAGGCAATTCCATGCAGAGGGGAAGTGGCTCAGGATTTAAGCCATTTAAAGGTGGACCTCCACGAAGATTCTAA
- the SLTM gene encoding SAFB-like transcription modulator isoform X5, with amino-acid sequence MAAAASSPAAAGAPAAPTAPAAAALPPTESKKITDLRVIDLKSELKRRNLDITGVKTVLISRLKQAIEEEGGDPDNIEITVSADTPTKKPTKGKGKKQEADELTGDVSVEDDSFVKVIKESEMETQDASDQDGNDELKDFKESVEDENLNSKELSSAEKIRYHDLEPAETTEDAEKDSESQENEGQDIEDYTFPTVHDGEDEENEKDKAGSGDGTQEVSKPLPSEESLAEADHTAHEEMEANTSVKEAEDDNISVTIQAEDAITLDFDGDDLLETGKNVKITDSEASKPKDGQDAISQSLEKESKDYEMTENHKDGKKEDCLKGDPVKKEAREGSKKAESGDKEKDTLKKGPSSTGASGQAKSSTKESKESKTTSKDDKGSASSVSGSSGSSTRNLWVSGLSSNTKAADLKNLFGKYGKVLGAKVVTNARSPGAKCYGIVTMSSSTEVARCIAHLHRTELHGQQISVEKVKGDPSKKELKKESDEKSGSGRSTGDKKTASSDKASKTPSAKKEEKKSEKSEKKDSKEAKKTEGGKSPGQVVVLDQTKGDQGHTRTVRRGRFDKPQILRNKERIIQDKVKFREYRGRKDILPFEKMKEQRLREHMVRLERIRRAVELRRRREIAERERRERERIRIMHEREECLQRERERLEIERQKLERERMERERLERERVRIEQERRKEAERIAREREELRRQQQQLRYEQEKRNSLKRPRDVDHRRDDPYWNENKKMALDTDARFSHGSDYSRQQNRFNDFDHRERGRYPEGSVPSSSFDRRERFVNQGEAKKARPTARREEPGFERYPKNFSESRRNEPPQPRSELRDTDRREVRGDRDERRTVIIHDRPEIPHGRHPRETGSNPPRQTNWKSEGSISTDKRDGSNFYRGERPDRSGREVSGHVRGAPPGSRSSASGYGSREGERGVMGERGGGQHYNEDRHVVERHSRETGPRKEWHGPSSQGSGYHDTRRMGDGRGGGGMMSPHTSNSSPINRVVQITGNSMQRGSGSGFKPFKGGPPRRF; translated from the exons atggccgccgccgcctcctctcccgccgccgcgggggctcCCGCGGCACCCAccgctccggcggcggcggcgctgccccccACGGAGAGCAAGAAGATCACCGACCTGCGGGTCATCGACCTCAAGTCGGAACTGAAGCGGCGCAACCTGGACATCACCGGGGTGAAGACCGTGCTCATCTCCCGGCTCAAGCAG GCTATTGAAGAAGAAGGAGGCGATCCAGATAATATTGAAATAACTGTTTCAGCTGACACGCCCACCAAGAAACCGACTAAAGGCAAAG GTAAAAAGCAGGAAGCTGATGAATTAACTGGTGATGTTTCAGTCGAAGATGATTCCTTTGTCAAGGTAATAAAA gaaagtgaaatgGAGACTCAAGATGCAAGTGATCAAGATGGAAATGATGAATTAAAGGACTTTAAAGAATCTGTTGAAGATGAGAACTTGAATTCTAAAGAACTGTCATCTGCAGAAAAGATAAGATACCACGACCTGGAGCCGGCAGAGACaacagaagatgcagaaaaggaTTCTGAAAGTCAG GAAAATGAAGGTCAAGACATAGAAGATTACACTTTTCCGACTGTCCAT GATggtgaagatgaagaaaatgagaaag ATAAAGCAGGTTCTGGTGATGGTACACAAGAAGTATCTAAACCTCTTCCTTCAGAAGAAAGCCTAGCTGAGGCTGATCACACGGCTCATGAAGAGATGGAAGCTAACACCTCTGTGAAAGAAGCTGAGGATGATAACATATCGGTTACAATCCAGGCTGAAGATGCCATCACTCTGGATTTTGATGGTGATGACCTCCTAGAAACaggtaaaaatgtgaaaattacaGATTCTGAAGCAAGTAAGCCAAAGGATGGGCAGGATGCCATTTcacagagcctggagaaggaaagcaAGGACTATGAGATGACTGAGAACCATAAAGATGGTAAGAAGGAAGACTGCCTGAAGGGTGATCCTGTCAAGAAGGAAGCCAGAGAAGGTTCAAAGAAAGCAGAATCTGGAGACAAAGAAAAGGATACTTTGAAGAAAGGTCCCTCGTCTACTGGGGCCTCTGGTCAAGcaaagag CTCTACTAAGGAATCCAAAGAAAGCAAGACGACTTCAAAGGATGATAAAG GAAGTGCAAGCAGTGTTAGTGGTAGCAGTGGAAGTTCAACTAGAAACCTGTGGGTTAGCGGACTGTCTTCCAACACAAAAGCTGCTGACTTGAAAAATCTCTTTGGGAAATACGGAAAG GTGCTTGGTGCAAAGGTGGTCACAAATGCACGAAGCCCAGGGGCAAAATGTTACGGCATAGTAACAATGTCTTCCAGCACAGAAGTGGCTAGATGTATTGCACATCTTCATCGAACAGAGCTGCATGGACAGCAAATCTCTGTTGAGAAA gtgAAAGGTGATCCCTCCAAAAAGGAGTTGAAGAAGGAAAGCGACGAGAAATCTGGTTCGGGTAGAAGCACGGGAGATAAGAAGACTGCATCAAGTGATAAAGCTAGCAA AACTCCATcagccaaaaaagaagaaaagaaatctgagaaatctgaaaaaaaagacagtaaagaaGCCAAGAAAACAGAAG GTGGTAAAAGCCCAGGTCAAGTTGTAGTTTTAGACCAAACAAAAGGAGACCAAGGCCACACTAGGACAGTTAGAAGGGGAAGGTTTGATAAA CCACAGATATTGAGGAACAAAGAGCGTATTATCCAAGATAAAGTGAAATTCAGGGAATACAGGGGTAGAAAGGATATCTTGCCTTTTGAAAAGATGAAGGAACAGAGATTGCGAGAACACATGGTTCGATTGGAAAGAATACGACGAGCTGTTGAACTCCGAAG gcgAAGAGAAATTGCTGAGAGGGAGCGTCGTGAGAGAGAACGCATACGAATAATGCATGAACGAGAAGAATGCTTGCAGAGAGAAAGGGAACGATTAGAAATCGAAAGGCAAAAACTAGAGAGGGAAAGGATGGAACGGGAGCGTTTGGAAAGAGAGCGTGTTCGCATTGAACAG GAACGTCGAAAAGAAGCAGAGCGTATTGCTCGTGAAAGGGAGGAACTTCGTCGACAACAGCAGCAACTTCGTTATGAACAGGAAAAGAGGAATTCTTTGAAACGTCCCCGTGATGTAGATCACAG GAGAGACGACCCTTACTGGAACGAGAATAAGAAGATGGCTCTTGATACAGATGCACGTTTTAGTCATGGTTCAGATTACAGTCGCCAGCAGAACAGGTTTAATGATTTTGATCACAGAGAACGGGGACGATATCCAGAAGGTTCTGTTCCCTCATCGTCTTTTGATAG GCGAGAACGTTTTGTAAATCAAGGTGAAGCAAAAAAGGCTCGCCCAACAGCACGAAGAGAAGAGCCAGGGTTTGAGAGGTATCCGAAGAACTTCAGCGAGTCCAGAAGAAATGAACCACCACAGCCAAGAAGTGAACTTCGAGATACGGACAGACGAGAAGTGCGAGGAGACAGAGATGAAAGAAGAACAGTGATAATTCATGACAGACCTGAAATACCGCATGGTCGACATCCAAGAGAGACTGGTTCAAATCCCCCTAGGCAAACAAATTGGAAGAGCGAGGGAAGCATAAGCACAGACAAACGGGATGGCAG caatttttacaGAGGCGAAAGGCCAGATCGGTCAGGAAGAGAAGTGTCTGGACACGTGAGAGGTGCACCTCCTGGCAGCCGCAGCAGTGCTTCTGGGTacggcagcagggaaggagaacGAGGCGTGATGGGAGAAAGAGGTGGAGGACAA CACTATAATGAGGACAGACATGTTGTCGAACGCCACAGTCGTGAAACTGGACCAAGAAAAGAATGGCATGGACCTAGTTCTCAAGGAAGCGGGTATCATGACACAAGGAGAATGGGAGACGGCCGTGGAGGAGGTGGCATGATGTCTCCACATACAAG TAACTCCTCACCAATTAATAGAGTTGTACAGATCACAGGCAATTCCATGCAGAGGGGAAGTGGCTCAGGATTTAAGCCATTTAAAGGTGGACCTCCACGAAGATTCTAA